In one Lasioglossum baleicum chromosome 17, iyLasBale1, whole genome shotgun sequence genomic region, the following are encoded:
- the Vps45 gene encoding vacuolar protein sorting 45 translates to MNLIVALKFYISRMTEESGPGMKVLLMDKQTTSIVSLLYSKWEIFMKEVYLFERIDTNGRNEGLKHLKCIVFIRPTKENIELLCNELRCPKYGTYYVYFSNIIAKADIKLLAENDEQEVVKEVHEYYADYLAISPHLFSLGITGCSQGLLWNPVHLHRTILGIISVLLSIKKCPYIRYQSSSEMAKRLAEKVREVLSKESNSFLFRQDTSPVLLILDRRDDPVTPLLNQWTYQAMVHELLTINNNRVNLSHVKGISKELKEVVLSAEHDEFYATNLYHNFGEIGQTIKELMDEFQKKVKKHQKVESINDMKTFLETYPLFKKLSGTVSKHVTVVGELSSLVERHHLLQVSELEQELSCQNDHSMHLQKIRELINSKQIREIDMTRLVMLYALHYEKHTSNNVGGLISLLNNKGVAEKNVNLVRNILEYSGINTRRNNLFDRESVAKITKKLFKGLSGIDNIYTQHTPLLHETLEDLIKGKLSPQSFPYLGDTIISKRPQDIIVFMIGGTTYEESLTVYNLNKQNPAVKIVLGGTNVHNSQTFLEEVQCATSGILSKYKNNNN, encoded by the exons atgaatttgatCGTTGCATTGAAGTTTTACATTTCACGAATGACAGAAGAAAGTGGACCTGGCATGAAAGTTCTTTTGATGGACAAACAAACG ACAAGTATAGTAAGTTTGTTATACAGCAAATGGGAAATCTTTATGAAGGAAGTTTATCTATTCGAGAGGATAGATACAAACGGTCGAAACGAAGGATTAAAACATTTGAAATGTATAGTGTTTATAAGACCAACAAAAGAAAATATCGAATTATTATGTAACGAATTAAGATGTCCTAAGTATGGAACATATTATGTTT ATTTTAGTAACATTATTGCGAAAGCCGATATTAAGCTTCTGGCTGAAaacgacgaacaagaagtggtgaaAGAAGTACACGAATACTACGCAGATTATTTAGCGATCAGTCCACATTTATTTTCTCTTGGAATCACTGGCTGTTCACAAG GTTTACTATGGAATCCGGTACACTTGCATCGAACAATCTTAGGCATAATTTCCGTCTTACTATCAATTAAAAAGTGTCCTTACATACGCTACCAAAGCAGCTCGGAAATGGCGAAAAGACTAGCGGAGAAAGTACGAGAAGTTCTGAGTAAAGAATCGAATTCATTTCTCTTCAGACAAGACACAAGCCCGGTTCTACTTATATTGGATAGAAGGGATGATCCTGTTACACCGTTATTAAATCAATGGACGTATCAAGCAATGGTTCACGAATTGCTAACTATTAACAACAACCGTGTTAATCTATCGCACGTCAAGGGTATTTCGAAAGAATTGAAGGAAGTCGTTCTTAGCGCGGAACACGATGAATTTTATGCGACT AATTTGTATCACAATTTCGGCGAAATCGGACAAACGATAAAAGAACTCATGGACGAATTTCAAAAGAAAGTTAAGAAACACCAAAAAGTGGAAAGCATAAACGACATGAAAACCTTTCTAGAAACTTATCCGCTGTTTAAAAAACTGTCTGGTACAGTGTCGAAGCATGTGACGGTAGTTGGCGAACTTTCGTCGCTGGTGGAACGTCATCATTTACTGCAAGTATCAGAGTTGGAACAAGAACTTAGTTGTCAAAATGATCATTCGATGCAC CTTCAAAAGATTCGAGAGCTTATCAATAGCAAACAAATTCGAGAAATTGATATGACGAGACTGGTGATGCTGTATGCATTACATTATGAGAAACACACGAGTAATAACGTTGGTGGATTAATCAGTTTGCTAAACAACAAAGGAGTAGCAGAGAAGAACGTTAAT CTCGTGCGCAACATTTTAGAATACAGTGGTATCAATACAAGGCGGAACAACTTATTCGACCGAGAATCCGTAGCCAAGATcacgaaaaaattgtttaaaggcTTAAGCGGCATAGACAACATATATACTCAGCACACTCCACTGTTGCATGAAACATTGGAGGATTTGATAAAAGGAAAGCTAAGCCCACAGTCGTTTCCATATCTTGGGGACACTATAATATcgaaaag ACCGCAAGACATAATTGTTTTTATGATTGGCGGAACGACGTACGAAGAAAGTTTGAccgtatataatttaaataaacaaaacccGGCAGTAAAGATTGTTTTAGGTGGTACGAATGTGCATAATTCACAGACCTTCTTGGAAGAAGTGCAATGTGCTACATCTGGCATTTTATCGAAgtacaaaaataataataactaa
- the LOC143217627 gene encoding homologous-pairing protein 2 homolog yields the protein MTDIVYKFMKVQNRPYSINDIVCNLHNEYGKTSVQKAVDKLVAEGKIFEKVYGKQKVYCLVQDSNLDVHELMRIDKELQAHANEVENKHQQLEKEIKVQEALLISIKSSITIEEARKTKYELKKNVMVLTNKIDELMGASSTEDLTESRRKAEKALNEYSREYAKRKRLCTEIIDCILENYPGSKTELYEEIGIEPKIV from the exons ATGACAGACATAGTATATAAATTTATGAAAGTGCAGAACAGGCCTTACAGTATCAATGACATAGTGTGTAATCTACACAATGAATATGGCAAAACTTCTGTACAAAAAGCTGTAGACAAATTAGTGGCCGaaggaaaaatatttgaaaag GTCTACGGGAAACAAAAGGTTTATTGTCTAGTTCAGGATTCGAATTTAGACGTGCACGAGTTGATGAGAATAGATAAAGAATTACAGGCACACGCCAACGAAGTTGAAAACAAACATCAGCAATTGGAGAAAGAGATTAAAGTTCAAGAAGCCTTATTGATATCTATAAAATCTAGCATCACAATCGAAGAAGCTAGAAAAACGAAATACGAGTTGAAAAAGAATGTTATGGTACTCACGAACAAAATAGACGAACTGATGGGGGCGAGTAGCACTGAAGATTTGACTGAATCTAGAAGGAAAGCAGAGAAAGCGTTGAACGAGTATTCGCGCGAGTACGCTAAACGAAAACGCTTATGTACCGAAATTATAGACTGCATATTGGAGAACTATCCTGGTAGTAAAACTGAGTTATACGAGGAGATAGGTATTGAACCGAAAATTGTTTAA